A genomic stretch from Larimichthys crocea isolate SSNF chromosome XXII, L_crocea_2.0, whole genome shotgun sequence includes:
- the akap10 gene encoding A-kinase anchor protein 10, mitochondrial, which produces MSFFKRKAKSKEPERATDAKVNRAPASPHSPSLGLRNHNAIQDAAGPSHVAINAISANMDSFARGRTAILKKQPSHMEAAHFGDLGHSSVNYQPQETRSRLSKTVDHVLRDNVAIPHYMHFTELRGADHLVRFWLEAESFRSTSWSRVRAHSLNSVKHSSLAEPVPSSQDGSDLRELAQYTRNALARDCSSDGPAVQSEWRDFSNTEADLRPGTPQADTPSKQASSRTGTPYKGQSNSTLRDLSDKLMKSIEKDAVTIFTKYISPDAVRPIPITEQIRNDIVAKICGEDGMVDPNCFVIAQSVVVTILDQQHFSEFLRSHHFCKYQIEVLTSGSVFLADILFCESALFYFSEYMEKEEAMNVLQFWLAADNFQNQLAAKKGQYDGQEAQNDAMILYDKYFSLQATNPLGFGDSVRMEIESNICREGGPLPDCFTTPLRQAWTTMEKVYMPGFLSSNLYYKYLSDLINSVRADEFVNVSTPGQGGPADNERSSSNASEVSQTQQGSRKAVIKILKNFDEAITVDVASLDPESLYQRPYAGKMTFGKVNEMGQFIREAEPEPDVKKSKGSMFSQAMKKWVQGNSDEAQEEMAWQIAKMIVNDVVHQSNHDSPGKATKL; this is translated from the exons CCAAAAGCAAAGAACCTGAGAGAGCGACAGATGCTAAAGTCAATAGAG CTCCAGCCAGCCCTCACTCTCCGTCACTAGGACTGAGGAACCACAATGCCATCCAGGACGCTGCGGGGCCGAGCCATGTGGCCATCAACGCCATCTCGGCCAACATGGACTCCTTTGCTCGCGGTCGCACTGCCATCCTCAAGAAACAGCCAAGCCACATGGAGGCTGCACACTTTGGAGATCTTG GTCATTCCAGTGTGAACTATCAGCCCCAGGAGACCCGTTCTCGGCTCTCCAAGACAGTAGATCATGTGCTTCGGGACAACGTGGCCATACCCCACTATATGCATTTCACGGAACTACGGGGCGCCGACCACCTGGTTCGGTTCTGGTTAGAGGCGGAGAGTTTCCGCTCCACCAGCTGGTCGCGCGTCCGAGCGCACAGCCTAAACTCTGTCAAACACAGCTCGTTGGCCGAGCCGGTCCCTTCTTCCCAAGACGGCTCAGACCTCCGGGAGCTGGCCCAATACACGCGCAACGCCCTCGCCCGGGACTGTAGCAGCGATGGCCCTGCAGTGCAGTCAGAGTGGCGGGACTTCTCCAACACAGAAGCAGACCTGAGGCCCGGCACGCCTCAAGCAGACACCCCCAGCAAGCAGGCATCATCCAGGACAGGGACTCCGTATAAGGGGCAGTCAAACAGCACCCTGCGAGACCTCTCCGACAAACTCATGAAAA gtaTAGAGAAAGACGCTGTTACAATCTTCACCAAGTACATCTCTCCAGACGCTGTGAGGCCAATCCCCATCACAGAACAAATCAGAAACGACATAGTTG CTAAGATATGTGGAGAGGACGGCATGGTGGACCCAAACTGCTTTGTCATTGCACAGTCGGTCGTCGTCACCATCTTGGATCAACA GCACTTTAGTGAATTCCTGCGGAGCCATCATTTCTGTAAATACCAGATTGAAGTGTTGACTAGTGGCTCTGTGTTTCTGGCTGACATCTTATTCTGCGAGTCAGCTCTCTTCTACTTCTCTGAG TACATGGAAAAGGAGGAGGCGATGAATGTACTGCAGTTCTGGCTGGCGGCGGACAACTTCCAGAACCAGCTCGCAGCTAAAAAGGGCCAGTACGACGGCCAAGAGGCTCAAAACGATGCCATGATCCTCTACGACAA GTATTTCTCACTCCAGGCGACTAACCCTCTAGGCTTCGGCGACTCTGTGCGGATGGAGATAGAGTCGAATATCTGCAGAGAGGGAGGGCCACTCCCAGACTGTTTCACCACTCCACTCAGACAGGCATGGACaaccatggagaag GTCTACATGCCCGGCTTCCTGTCGAGCAACCTTTACTACAAATACCTGAGTGACCTCATCAACTCGGTGCGGGCAGATGAGTTCGTGAATGTCAGCACTCCAGGTCAGGGCGGGCCCGCGGACAACGAGCGTTCAAGTTCAAATGCCAGCGAGGTCTCTCAGACTCAG CAAGGTTCCAGAAAGGCAGTGATCAAGATCCTGAAAAACTTTGACGAGGCCATCACGGTGGACGTTGCCAGCCTGGACCCGGAGTCCTTGTATCAGCGGCCATATGCTGG AAAGATGACGTTCGGAAAGGTGAATGAGATGGGCCAGTTTATCAGGGAGGCAGAGCCGGAGCCGGACGTGAAGAAATCCAAAG GTTCCATGTTCTCTCAAGCCATGAAAAAATGGGTCCAAGGCAACTCAGATGAG GCTCAGGAGGAGATGGCATGGCAGATCGCCAAGATGATAGTCAACGACGTCGTCCACCAGTCAAACCACGACAGCCCCGGCAAGGCCACCAAG TTATGA